In Amia ocellicauda isolate fAmiCal2 chromosome 5, fAmiCal2.hap1, whole genome shotgun sequence, a genomic segment contains:
- the ppil1 gene encoding peptidyl-prolyl cis-trans isomerase-like 1 isoform X1 codes for MAGIPPDSWQPATVSLDTTMGTIVLELYWKHAPKTCKNFAELSRRGYYNGTKFHRIIKDFMVQGGDPTGTGRGGASIYGRQFEDELHPELKFTGAGILAMANAGPDTNGSQFFLTLGPTQWLDGKHTIFGRVSQGLSVVNRIGMVETNTQDRPADDVKILRTSLPC; via the exons ATGGCCGGGATCCCGCCGGACTCATGGCAGCCCGCCACCGTCTCTCTGGACACGAC GATGGGCACCATCGTGCTGGAGCTGTACTGGAAACACGCCCCCAAAACCTGCAAGAACTTCGCTGAGCTGTCCAGGAGGGGCTACTACAATGGCACCAAGTTCCACCGCATCATCAAGGACTTCATGGTCCAGGGGGGCGACCCGACTGGCACCG GACGGGGGGGAGCCTCTATATATGGCAGACAGTTTGAAGACGAGCTGCATCCAGAACTCAAGTTCACAG GCGCTGGTATCCTGGCGATGGCCAACGCCGGCCCCGACACCAATGGCAGCCAGTTCTTCCTGACGCTGGGGCCCACGCAGTGGCTAGATGGCAAGCACACCATCTTCGGGCGCGTGAGCCAGGGCCTGTCCGTGGTCAACCGCATAGGCATGGTGGAGACCAACACCCAGGACCGGCCCGCCGACGACGTCAAGATCCTCCGGACCTCCCTGCCCTGCTGA
- the ppil1 gene encoding peptidyl-prolyl cis-trans isomerase-like 1 isoform X2, with amino-acid sequence MAGIPPDSWQPATVSLDTTMGTIVLELYWKHAPKTCKNFAELSRRGYYNGTKFHRIIKDFMVQGGDPTGTGAGILAMANAGPDTNGSQFFLTLGPTQWLDGKHTIFGRVSQGLSVVNRIGMVETNTQDRPADDVKILRTSLPC; translated from the exons ATGGCCGGGATCCCGCCGGACTCATGGCAGCCCGCCACCGTCTCTCTGGACACGAC GATGGGCACCATCGTGCTGGAGCTGTACTGGAAACACGCCCCCAAAACCTGCAAGAACTTCGCTGAGCTGTCCAGGAGGGGCTACTACAATGGCACCAAGTTCCACCGCATCATCAAGGACTTCATGGTCCAGGGGGGCGACCCGACTGGCACCG GCGCTGGTATCCTGGCGATGGCCAACGCCGGCCCCGACACCAATGGCAGCCAGTTCTTCCTGACGCTGGGGCCCACGCAGTGGCTAGATGGCAAGCACACCATCTTCGGGCGCGTGAGCCAGGGCCTGTCCGTGGTCAACCGCATAGGCATGGTGGAGACCAACACCCAGGACCGGCCCGCCGACGACGTCAAGATCCTCCGGACCTCCCTGCCCTGCTGA
- the LOC136750488 gene encoding proline/serine-rich coiled-coil protein 1, giving the protein MELLAGEDVRFITEETFDFSLDSPSDSRELQDACEEEEVLVGPVRLAGRCVAKTLDLNVPEAELLQGARGAGAPSWSPLSAERLEQISLEANRLARQLRRGARKENGGGAEPRCPRRETYVVRDSPVKDLLPSISPAPMAEGPSCPAAPPSGQSPPRSGATGKATGKATGRAQPPPSRPAPSKAAKPPLPQPRAAMVTDTAGPRSRAPPARRPGALSPSFTRAPLIPPRSPPTPATTPPTAPGSSDTEGKQARPNPLNSPRPQLEDGKKPPRKTSAAADAPQGALESSAMRKPAPSSAPHPYQSELCRNPGAAKRCAPPGPDRRPQARRTAIPALRPTPPSGIPKHGGRAATLGPLPPPMAAQTGESPGAGGGAPSAAACRRLPGPGPGLMPHLCFSCPPPGLPAAYLHRTEPPGAPKGPAQSGGATVSTGSGADDAPVKTPTPQAHLHRLGTDGRTQLVFLLLAVWMRRSLAKTVPPRQQAVFIAGHHPPSQAVAMCE; this is encoded by the exons ATGGAGCTGCTGGCGGGGGAAG acGTGCGCTTCATAACAGAGGAGACGTTTGATTTCAGCCTCGACTCGCCGTCAGACAG TCGGGAGCTGCAGGACGCttgcgaggaggaggaggtgttgGTGGGGCCAGTGCGGCTCGCCGGGCGCTGTGTGGCGAAGACTCTGGACCTCAACGTCCCAGAGGCGGAGCTTCTGCAGGGGGCCAGGGGGGCCGGGGCGCCGAGCTGGAGCCCCCTGAGCGCAGAGCGGCTGGAGCAGATATCCCTGGAGGCGAACCGTCTGGCCCGGCAACTGCGTCGCGGCGCGCGCAAAGAGAACGGCGGGGGGGCGGAGCCACGCTGCCCGCGCCGGGAGACCTATGTGGTGAGAGACAGTCCGGTGAAGGACCTGCTGCCCTCCATCTCCCCAGCACCCATGGCCGAGGGGCCCTCCTGCCCCGCTGCCCCCCCGAGCGGTCAGTCTCCGCCCCGCAGCGGGGCCACAGGCAAGGCCACAGGCAAGGCCACAGGCAGGGCCCAGCCTCCTCCCAGCAGACCGGCTCCCAGCAAGGCAGCTAAACCCCCTCTGCCACAGCCCAGGGCTGCCATGGTGACAGACACAGCTGGCCCCCGCTCTCGGGCCCCCCCTGCCAGACGCCCTGGCGCGCTCTCCCCCAGCTTCACCCGGGCACCCCTCATTCCGCCCCGCAGCCCCCCAACCCCGGCCACCACGCCCCCCACGGCGCCGGGCAGCTCAGACACGGAGGGCAAGCAGGCCCGGCCGAACCCCCTGAATTCACCCCGACCCCAGCTGGAAGACGGGAAGAAGCCCCCCAGGAAGACGAGCGCCGCCGCCGATGCCCCCCAAGGGGCTCTCGAATCCTCAGCCATGAGGAAACCGGCCCCCAGCAGCGCCCCCCACCCCTACCAG TCGGAGCTGTGCAGGAACCCGGGTGCAGCCAAGAGATGCGCCCCACCCGGACCGGACCGGCGTCCCCAGGCCCGGAGAACCGCCATCCCGGCTCTGCGGCCGACCCCCCCCTCCGGCATCCCCAAACATGGCGGCAGGGCGGCCACACTGGGGCCCCTGCCCCCCCCGATGGCGGCACAGACAGGTGAGTCTCCTGGGGCGGGTGGGGGGGCTCCAAGTGCAGCTGCGTGTCGACGCCTGCCCGGCCCTGGCCCCGGCCTCATGCCCCATCTGTGTTTCAGCTGCCCCCCCCCGGGCCTCCCAGCTGCCTACCTACACCGGACGGAGCCGCCTGGTGCCCCCAAGGGCCCTGCCCAGAGTGGGGGGGCCACTGTGAGCACAGGCTCCGGGGCTGACGACGCTCCTGtgaagacccccaccccccaggccCATCTGCACAGACTGGGGACAGATGGACGGACGCAGCTGGTCTTCCTGCTCTTGGCCGTCTGGATGCGCAGGAGCTTGGCCAAAACCGTGCCCCCACGGCAGCAGGCCGTGTTCATCGCCGGGCACCACCCCCCATCCCAGGCTGTTGCAATGTGCGAGTGA